From Saccharomycodes ludwigii strain NBRC 1722 chromosome IV, whole genome shotgun sequence, one genomic window encodes:
- the PTC6 gene encoding type 2C protein phosphatase PTC6 (similar to Saccharomyces cerevisiae YCR079W | PTC6 | Phosphatase Two C), with product MVLIMISKRKKMLLAKNVNLNKIISKRYITTGIPFDNNAKTTDNYNNDTINNDNNTPSTNNDSGSFASKYIHWTPSNITSGMLRLDLYKIPSYIGHCSSRINRLYNEDRYSFSLLKYASNYKRAVTNTKNSPTFLNINIFDGHGGSNVSTWLSKHLHEKLVQTIPNKKTFYSILKQYCLKYPHSDYWLNIYENREAYYKRFIRTCSTKKEDVLYNGSRMIFDKFGNIIDKTSLLSDLDRLRIFQTYLEVDLKDCIVYENCGSTASSIFLTPYAEYEQYTKPSSLDDNNSSNNNNNNNNVDDFNNDFLLTSQSLMKLCVVQVGDCKVILCDKHGVAHSLTQIHHANSPRETARLNSSKLSITDSFGETRFLDMFANTRSFGDSKGKEMGLSCEPDIYSYLIGNTSKLPHQEKSKLQFGGDECFICMVTDGVTDLMDDQEIIDLITSTVNMRGLKKATPQLVCEEVIKYISAISGKDADNATCLVYRLSNWGNWPVIDRTGALREEKLLNTNQAELRE from the coding sequence atggtgctgataatgatatcaaaaagaaagaaaatgcTACTGGCTAAGAATGTTAatctaaataaaattataagtAAAAGATATATCACTACTGGAATCCCTTTTGATAATAACGCCAAGACCACTGATAATTATAACAACGATACTATCAATAACGATAACAATACACCTTCTACTAACAATGATAGCGGTAGCTTTGCTAGTAAGTATATACATTGGACTCCATCTAATATAACATCAGGAATGTTAAGATTAGATTTATACAAAATACCAAGTTACATTGGTCATTGTTCTAGTAGAATTAACAGATTATACAATGAAGATAGATACTCTTTTTCACTGTTAAAATATGCATCTAATTATAAAAGGGCTGTTACAAACACCAAAAATAGTCCTacctttttaaatattaatatatttgatgGTCATGGTGGTTCAAACGTCAGTACCTGGTTGTCTAAGCATTTACATGAGAAGCTGGTTCAAACAATTcccaataaaaaaactttctACAGTATACTTAAACAATATTGTCTGAAATATCCTCATAGTGATTATTGGCTCAACATTTATGAAAATAGAGAGGCATATTATAAGCGGTTTATTCGAACTTGTTCAACTAAAAAAGAGGatgttttatataatgGTAGCAGGATGATTTTCGATAAATTTGGAAACATTATTGATAAAACTAGTTTGTTATCAGATTTGGATAGATTAAGAATATTTCAGACTTACTTGGAAGTTGATCTAAAAGATTGTATAGTTTATGAAAACTGTGGGTCCACAGCAAgcagtatttttttaacaccTTATGCAGAATATGAACAGTACACTAAACCATCATCATtggatgataataatagtagtaataataataataataataataatgttgatgattttaacaatgattttttattaacctCACAAAGTCTAATGAAGTTATGTGTGGTACAGGTTGGTGATTGTAAAGTTATATTATGTGATAAACATGGAGTAGCACATTCCTTAACTCAAATACATCATGCCAATTCTCCAAGAGAAACTGCCAGATTAAATAGTTCCAAGCTATCCATTACAGATTCCTTTGGAGAAACAAGGTTTTTGGATATGTTCGCAAACACAAGGAGTTTTGGTGATTCTAAGGGTAAAGAAATGGGGTTAAGTTGTGAGCCTGATATATATTCGTACTTGATTGGTAACACAAGTAAACTACCTCATCAAGAAAAGTCAAAGTTACAGTTTGGCGGTGATGaatgttttatttgcaTGGTTACTGATGGGGTTACTGATCTAATGGATGATCAAGAAATCATCGATTTAATAACATCTACTGTCAATATGAGAGGTTTGAAAAAAGCAACGCCTCAACTGGTTTGTGAAGAAGTTATTAAATACATATCAGCCATTAGTGGTAAAGATGCAGACAATGCTACCTGTTTAGTTTATCGATTAAGCAATTGGGGAAATTGGCCTGTGATAGATAGGACAGGTGCCTTACGAGAAGAGAAATTATTGAATACTAATCAGGCCGAATTAAGAGAATAA
- the RSM19 gene encoding mitochondrial 37S ribosomal protein uS19m (similar to Saccharomyces cerevisiae YNR037C | RSM19 | Ribosomal Small subunit of Mitochondria) — protein sequence MQPCIRLLGRSAWKGPNIVPLPIKEAMAKGSPIRTNARAATILPQFVGLKFQIHNGKEYLQVEITEDMVGNKLGEFAPTRKRFRYTQTKNK from the coding sequence ATGCAACCCTGTATTAGATTACTAGGACGTTCAGCCTGGAAAGGCCCAAATATTGTACCATTACCGATCAAAGAAGCAATGGCTAAAGGTTCACCAATAAGAACAAATGCTCGAGCTGCTACCATATTACCACAATTTGTTGGTTTAAAATTCCAAATTCACAATGGTAAAGAATATTTACAGGTAGAAATCACTGAGGATATGGTTGGTAATAAGTTAGGCGAATTTGCTCCAACAAGAAAGAGATTCAGATACACacaaactaaaaataaatga
- the DBP6 gene encoding putative ATP-dependent RNA helicase DBP6 (similar to Saccharomyces cerevisiae YNR038W | DBP6 | Dead Box Protein): MFAARYIPGVTKLPNEEEENNNILPLKRTREDEEEEEEEEEEEEEEEEKEEEEEEKEEENAKLKNDLIMTTKNKKQEEHNTIDIEMDQKHNSILSRFKQTISLQEKIGEEQQNLSALENQYNHSASTVTNTNTFEPIPQPPKVLTKTDTFNTDKATKDTSTVWNNTQQIIYNNSMITTWDELFEKNIIDNEKLLHNIKNFCKSNQTFPIQTVLLQNFLPVLSFNFKMSKHLFPKRTGDLLVNASTGSGKTLAYSIPIVQTLHKRTVNKLRCIILVPTKLLIHQVYETISKLTAGTSLIVSISKLDNSLNEEHSKFTSMEPDILIITPGRLVDHLAISSITLRNLKFLVLDEADRLLNQSFQNWCKILMDKLQINGNLHNVIKMVFSATLTTNTGKLHQLNLNNPKLYMMDSVKLYTLPKSLQEHNIQIPTAKSLYKPLYLFKLLTSSLFIKQKSSKIIVFVKSNDSSIRLSHLLDLISKSSNINESLNDLEVWSINSKANTKSTNKKIIENFYNSKTIAVLISTDLMSRGMDIDNITHVINYDLPISSQQYVHRCGRTARASKGGDAYNLLVGKGERRFWTNTINVDLSRDTNGCQVIDEEEGSLKFSNDEIKVYEECLTKLKEDVENK, translated from the coding sequence ATGTTTGCTGCTAGATATATACCTGGTGTTACTAAATTACcaaatgaagaagaagaaaataataatattttaccTTTGAAAAGAACTAGAgaggatgaagaagaagaggaagaagaagaggaagaagaagaggaggaagaagaaaaggaagaagaagaagaagaaaaagaggaggAAAATGCCAAACttaaaaatgatttgaTAATGACAACcaagaacaaaaaacagGAAGAACACAATACAATTGATATTGAAATGGATCAAAAACATAATTCCATTTTATCAAGATTCAAACAAACTATTTCcttacaagaaaaaattgggGAAGAGCAACAGAATTTGTCAGCTTTAGAAAATCAATATAATCACAGTGCATCGACCGTTACTAATACAAACACCTTTGAACCAATTCCACAACCGCCAAAAGTGTTAACAAAGACAGATACCTTTAATACTGATAAAGCTACCAAAGATACATCTACTGTATGGAACAACACtcaacaaataatttataataattcaatGATTACTACATGGGATGAACTATTtgagaaaaatataattgacaatgaaaaacttttacacaatatcaaaaatttttgtaaatcaaACCAAACTTTCCCCATCCAAAcagtattattacaaaattttttacctGTGCTgagttttaatttcaagATGAGTAAACACTTATTCCCGAAAAGGACAGGCGACCTTTTAGTAAACGCATCAACAGGTTCAGGTAAGACTTTGGCATACTCTATTCCAATAGTACAAACTTTGCACAAAAGGACAGTCAATAAATTAAGGTGCATCATTTTGGTTCCCACTAAGTTATTAATTCATCAAGTTTATGAAACAATTTCAAAACTAACTGCGGGGACTAGCTTGATTGTCAGCATTTCTAAATTGGATAATTCTTTGAATGAAGAACACTCCAAGTTTACCAGCATGGAGCCggatatattaattattacaCCAGGTAGATTAGTCGACCATTTAGCTATATCCTCAATTACCTTAagaaatttgaaatttttggTGTTAGATGAAGCGGATAGATTATTAAACCAGTCTTTCCAAAATTGGTGTAAAATCTTAATGGATAAATTACAAATTAATGGTAATCTACACAATGTCATTAAAATGGTTTTTAGTGCTACTTTAACTACAAATACTGGCAAATTACATCAATTAAACTTAAATAACCCCAAATTATACATGATGGACTCTGTTAAATTGTACACTTTGCCCAAGAGTTTGCAAGAACATAATATTCAAATACCAACTGCTAAAAGCTTGTACAAACCATTATATCTATTTAAGTTATTAACATCATCACTTTtcataaaacaaaaatcttctaaaattattgtttttgttaaaagCAATGATAGCTCCATAAGGTTGTCTCATTTATTAGATTTAATCAGTAAAAGCagtaatattaatgaaagTCTGAATGATCTAGAAGTATGGTCTATTAATTCCAAGGCTAATACTAAATccacaaacaaaaaaattatcgaAAATTTTTACAATAGTAAAACGATAGCTGTTCTAATATCTACTGATCTAATGAGTAGAGGTATGGATATCGATAACATAACTCATGTTATTAATTACGATTTGCCGATATCTTCTCAACAATATGTTCATAGATGTGGTAGAACTGCAAGAGCAAGCAAAGGTGGTGATGCATATAATTTACTGGTTGGAAAAGGTGAAAGAAGGTTTTGGACAAATACAATCAATGTGGACTTAAGTAGAGATACGAACGGGTGCCAAGTCATTGACGAAGAAGAGGGTTCTTTGAAATTTTCCAATGATGAAATTAAAGTTTATGAAGAATGTTTGACCAAATTGAAAGAGgatgttgaaaataaataa
- the SRB8 gene encoding Srb8p (similar to Saccharomyces cerevisiae YCR081W | SRB8 | Suppressor of RNA polymerase B), which translates to MSLPTKYELLPPPDLSELKPNSSIYPDFEPWKHTELDDQILLDFVDKGYYQGPKVSFETFSGKSSVIQTPINAIAEKLSVSLTKAFFIRENDVNKIKNTDQSNDEENNYESDRIPKIFNISGDSFRFPKRVTLTDQRKEQWLQNLGDTSLTMDTVTKIVPHGFKKKQLLEQFAIKRIPYYRAIWLIKYCCSVEWISLLNKPISKNNNSGTSTYSDTTFRILKEWTSAMVHVLEKLIFDIPILSSGSSSSSSHTTSGILDNTSTSEGALSTIASINTNDLNTVQQQMNICKLKINYYIRLLGNCYSLGLVDKTLFINWLLEFFLKMENFEFYPISLHIITCFWKDIMSNDDKFLKSKFTECLLQKYYLVSESPSMLNDENYLINDVKRNELIRKKILNVLQKFIYDIFNTQSLELFIISNTNNWDLYRPCLRDILGLTTDLGNTTNEEKLRNIRKKFNLIDYRNETLKKNAYSSKLRNHNLATAQQDIRFNVEENNDLENEDEDNVSDLFYVDSTSGVLHLAKVNLELTTMLDNNHITDDWDLFIRQMSKSDIIQMILWSISPMKSSYYEGTHLVSRLLILKIGLQDNNYDIENLIWTFIFTIAKVVNLKECVYLPNLYSLLNICIGYGILKVPIYIRKLISSGILYLAHSKDKFFHCNLLINLKIQPVIKGQFNMVLKNMIEYDASLYENFQFNKLLEKFEELKLTFFNDITKDNLSTKIPFSVKILLADWYLNELVSERDEMLDLVDKNMILKVYNNFVIKLGHYHHFYRWMEYIIYRQILTDIIALETLTDIILFRSKMFPLLINDTNLFMKSIIHLYLNKLKPDDMESFQVIRFNPFWKFFIVSFPKHLELDTNLKSQLSELYEIENDRLREFARLNSQPTVSINQQLTKNIKTILSISTIEENEELIKKARLALLSLQIINPSEYIKYVSVILKRQKLEESNKMKGVVNLVKLCELKLLSIDFVLKIFGSSVVIFLLKYETNCSFYEHSKKNFLKKNYGEVLKWCIEANDTDYLIYLIQRIGVANQRKSQTCNALCLIMNTDSCIINKILCINDTAIASKMCNYSNNYFAIFYNMNFINLFYAQCLVKWLLTNGNNDNAVSGDRYHQIIFIMEWCNYDVLYPQLFNQVEDSVILNRLLDEITLSFFTDCFIKGNDVPYVTCVKATIIHLSQKLTFNDKLMISYDIFQKFEALFEQFLNLPFITLGSLEYRLIELFIELLIVYEKSLFDYMIKTQNLKIIDLLNQFFRTCVTTTDTAKDFTKETITSNRKGITLENDDDKGNKDQRSNVHNNNKKFLSLKTKLYIYDILLSMKTKYTYLTTQNPREYPELPKILDNLPSFRLSSFENNDETGTSSDVHKSGDSTLGILFCKKNQKVNNSIVDEMERYYLFDKKDRQFKQRFSLPKFLELPTYDHFSKNSNNMQHLGTTNNRTDINNTLINLSYFEARYDKKNPA; encoded by the coding sequence ATGTCATTACCAACAAAATATGAATTATTACCCCCTCCAGATCTTTCTGAACTAAAGCCAAATAGTTCTATTTATCCTGATTTTGAGCCTTGGAAACATACCGAGCTAGATGATCAAATATTACTGGATTTTGTAGATAAGGGTTATTATCAAGGTCCCAAGGTTAGTTTTGAAACTTTTTCAGGGAAATCTTCTGTTATTCAAACTCCTATAAATGCTATTGCTGAAAAATTGTCTGTATCTCTAACAAAGGCATTTTTCATAAGGGAAAACGatgtaaataaaattaaaaacacaGATCAGAGTAATGACGAGGAAAATAATTATGAAAGCGACAGGATAccaaaaattttcaatataaGTGGAGATAGCTTTCGATTTCCCAAAAGGGTTACTTTAACAGACCAAAGAAAAGAACAATGGTTGCAAAATTTAGGCGATACTTCTCTAACTATGGACACTGTTACTAAAATAGTACCACATggttttaagaaaaaacagTTACTAGAACAGTTTGCCATTAAAAGGATACCATACTATAGGGCAATATGGCTAATCAAGTATTGCTGTTCTGTAGAATGGATCTCTCTACTCAATAAACCTATtagtaaaaacaataacagtGGAACCTCCACTTATTCTGACACAACTTTTagaattttaaaagaatggACAAGTGCAATGGTGCACGTTTTAGAAAAACTAATATTTGATATTCCCATCTTGTCTTCCGGATCCAGTTCGAGCTCTAGCCACACAACTTCCGGAATATTGGACAACACGTCAACTTCTGAGGGTGCTTTGTCAACTATTGCATCAATTAATACAAATGATTTAAATACTgttcaacaacaaatgaATATATgcaagttaaaaataaattactaTATCAGATTACTGGGAAATTGTTATTCATTAGGACTAGTGGACAAAACattgtttattaattgGTTGCTTGAATTCTTCCTCAAGAtggaaaattttgaattttatcCGATTTCGTTGCATATTATTACATGTTTTTGGAAAGATATTATGTCGAATGATGacaagtttttaaaatcgaAATTCACTGAATGtcttttacaaaaatattatttggtGTCTGAATCTCCCTCGATGCTAAATGACGAAAACTATTTGATTAATGATGTTAAGCGAAATGAACtaataaggaaaaaaatactaaacgttttacaaaaatttatcTATGATATCTTTAATACTCAATCTCTGGAACTTTTCATAATATCCAACACAAACAATTGGGATTTATATAGACCTTGTCTTCGTGATATACTAGGACTTACAACTGATTTGGGGAATACTACTAATGAAGAAAAACTACGAAATATTAGAaagaaatttaatttaattgattATAGAAATGaaacattgaaaaaaaatgcatatTCTTCTAAGCTTCGAAACCACAATTTAGCAACTGCACAGCAAGATATCAGATTTAATGTAGAGGAGAACAATgatttagaaaatgaagatgagGACAATGTATCTGATTTGTTTTATGTAGATTCAACTTCTGGTGTCCTACATTTAGCTAAAGTTAATTTGGAATTGACAACTATGTTGGATAATAACCATATTACTGATGACTGGGATTTGTTTATACGACAGATGTCCAAAAGCGATATAATACAAATGATTTTATGGTCTATATCGCCAATGAAAAGTTCCTATTACGAAGGTACACATTTAGTCTCAAGATTgcttattttaaaaataggtTTACAGgataataattatgataTTGAAAATCTAATATggacttttattttcaccatAGCCAAAGTTGTGAATTTAAAGGAGTGTGTTTATTTACCCAATCTCTATTCtttgttaaatatttgtattggGTATGGTATATTAAAGGTACCAATATACATTAGAAAATTAATTAGTTCAGGAATATTATACTTAGCTCATTCAAAGGATAAGTTTTTCCATTGTAATCTACTAATTAACTTAAAAATTCAACCGGTCATTAAGGGCCAATTTAATAtggtattaaaaaacatgATTGAATATGACGCATCATTATATGaaaatttccaatttaATAAGTTACTTGAGAAATTTGAAGAATTgaaattaactttttttaatgatattaCAAAAGATAACTTATCCACTAAAATACCATTCAGTGTCAAAATTTTGTTAGCAGATTGGTATTTGAACGAACTAGTTTCTGAAAGAGACGAAATGTTAGATTTAGTGGACAAAAATATGATATTAAAAGTCTAcaataattttgttataaaatTGGGACATTACCATCACTTTTATAGATGGAtggaatatattatttatcgCCAAATTTTGACGGACATTATTGCACTAGAAACTTTGACtgatattatattattccGTTCCAAAATGTTCCCCCTATTGATCAATGACACCAATCTTTTCATGAAATCAATTATCCATTTGTATTTGAACAAATTGAAGCCCGATGATATGGAATCATTCCAGGTTATTAGGTTTAATCCCTTTtggaaattttttattgtttcgTTTCCTAAACACTTGGAGTTGGAcacaaatttaaaatcacAGTTAAGTGAATTGTATGAGATTGAGAACGATAGATTGAGGGAATTTGCTAGGTTGAATTCACAACCAACGGTTTCTATTAACCAGCAATTAaccaaaaacataaaaacgATTTTAAGCATTAGCACTATTGAAGAAAACGaagaattaattaaaaaagcgAGATTGGCACTACTATCGTTGCAGATTATTAATCCCTCGGAATATATCAAATATGTTTCagttattttgaaaagacaaaaattGGAGGAAAGCAATAAGATGAAAGGCGTTGTTAATTTAGTCAAATTGTGtgaattaaaattgttgtCTATTGATTTTGTTCTGAAAATTTTTGGTAGTTCagtagttatttttttgttgaaataTGAAACTAATTGTTCTTTTTATGAGCatagcaaaaaaaattttttaaaaaaaaattatggaGAAGTTTTAAAATGGTGCATTGAGGCTAATGACACTGATTATCTAATCTATTTAATTCAACGCATTGGAGTAGCTAACCAGAGGAAATCACAGACCTGCAATGCACTTTGTTTAATTATGAATACTGACTCATGCAtaatcaataaaattttgtgCATCAATGACACTGCTATAGCTTCTAAGATGTGTAATTATTCCAATAATTACTTTGCCATTTTTTACAATatgaattttattaatcttttctaTGCACAATGCCTAGTTAAATGGTTGTTAACAAATGGGAATAACGATAATGCCGTAAGCGGTGATAGATATCaccaaataatttttattatggaATGGTGTAACTATGATGTTTTATATCCACAGTTATTTAACCAGGTTGAGGACTCTGTAATTTTGAATAGGCTATTAGATGAAATAacattatcttttttcacCGATTGCTTTATTAAGGGTAATGATGTACCATATGTTACCTGCGTTAAAGCCACTATTATTCATTTATCTCAAAAGTTAACTTTCAATGACAAATTGATGATATCATAtgatattttccaaaaatttgAAGCTTTGTTTGAacaatttttgaatttacCATTTATAACGTTAGGAAGTTTAGAATATAGATTAATTGaactttttattgaattgtTGATAGTTTATGAAAAGTCATTATTTGATTATATGATTAAAACGCAAAATTTGAAGattattgatttattgAACCAATTTTTCCGTACATGTGTTACAACCACTGATACCGCTAAAGATTTTACAAAAGAGACAATAACAAGTAACAGAAAGGGAATTACTTTagaaaatgatgatgataaagGTAATAAAGATCAGAGATCCAATGTgcataacaacaataaaaagtttttgtcGTTAAAAACTAAGTTGTATATTTATGACATTTTACTATCTATGAAAACCAAATATACCTATTTAACTACACAGAATCCACGGGAATATCCTGAACTTCCTAAAATATTGGATAATTTGCCATCTTTTCGTTTATCatcttttgaaaataatgatgaaacAGGTACATCTAGTGATGTACACAAAAGTGGAGACTCCACTTTaggtattttattttgtaagaAGAACcaaaaagttaataattCCATTGTTGATGAAATGGAAAggtattatttgtttgatAAGAAAGATAGACAGTTTAAACAAAGATTTAGTTTACCAAAGTTTTTAGAATTGCCAACTTATGaccatttttcaaaaaatagtaataatatgcAACACTTGGgtactactaataacagaacagatattaataatacattaataaatttaagtTATTTTGAGGCTAGATATGACAAAAAGAACCCAGCATga
- the ZRG17 gene encoding Zn(2+) transporter ZRG17 (similar to Saccharomyces cerevisiae YNR039C | ZRG17 | Zinc Regulated Gene) — translation MSSTDERFIDNNFNQQHLSSPVKSISSVDNTTDTPPLFTLEQQKQSQEKDISNQLNFFQRPQTPFALYNTGNTNNTNNNDSTPFMPSTPPGLMNSILESDQEEDDEIYYQPPPQSKRSSLIFNSNGPIIPVTNNNNNNNNNNNNNNNYNTSANNSPFYKQGNNSSGNLLTNPKFTFGASNTPVNSNMGSGESRRNSRYIPGPRLPFSARSSKSPVRQNARYSYSPERNSANSVTSNNSQLEGPFNFPSLNLSASSLQQIFPQPPPKLSVAVGTGDRASFRKGHRYKHSSVSMNFFQEPEVKIPLNIAKSLPIPDFEDLKKNLIWPKSHIQITLTVLEACCCLITFQLGQIYHWNNFTTLSHFILYDVLGAIVIILVDILQQFEVWNQGTITFPFGLNRLDVILSFAQAITFCYVGLDLFFHILEEVLVELLETKSHHEEIDNKIPHSHHNENLIVSDKDFPIWYSILLVTLILAVSNYLKTFQVAKNKSKTNNPLITSSYIIYLLFYPLFPSLIIDHISTVLMAFLIFVYGFKIAKWTSKILLLGFQPPQYSLENIHGNDYANVLKIFDNLNREIVHLPAYSSNSNIKNFQVFKVNFNMYVVLLKLEMVGGSDQRETELRISIDKLLRNLLAPNNDCIVESTIEISLL, via the coding sequence ATGAGTAGTACTGATGAACGATTTATTGACAATAATTTCAACCAACAACATTTATCGTCTCCTGTCAAATCAATATCCTCCGTGGATAATACAACTGATACCCCACCACTGTTTACTTTagaacaacaaaaacaatcacaagaaaaagacatttctaatcaattaaatttttttcaaaggcCGCAAACACCATTTGCACTTTATAACACAGgaaatactaataacaccaataacaatgatagTACTCCTTTTATGCCCAGCACTCCTCCTGGGTTGATGAATTCCATTTTGGAAAGTGATCAAGAAGAGGATGATGAAATATATTATCAACCTCCACCTCAATCTAAAAGATCATcccttatttttaattcaaacGGACCTATTATACCAgtaactaataataataataataataataataataataataataacaacaattacAATACTTCTGCAAATAATAGTCCATTTTATAAACAAGGAAATAATTCCTCTGGTAATTTATTGACTAATCCGAAATTTACATTTGGTGCTTCTAATACCCCTGTAAATAGTAATATGGGGTCCGGTGAATCTAGAAGAAATTCTAGGTACATTCCCGGTCCTCGATTACCTTTTTCTGCACGTTCTAGCAAATCCCCTGTAAGACAAAACGCAAGATATAGTTATTCTCCGGAAAGAAATAGTGCCAATAGTGTAACTAGTAACAACAGCCAATTAGAAGGACCATTCAACTTTCCTTCCCTAAATTTAAGTGCCTCTTCACTGCAACAAATATTTCCTCAACCGCCCCCAAAACTATCTGTTGCAGTCGGTACTGGCGATCGTGCATCTTTCCGTAAGGGACATAGGTATAAACATTCCTCTGTTTCTATGAATTTTTTCCAAGAACCGGAAGTTAAAATTCCATTAAACATTGCTAAAAGTTTGCCAATACCTGATTTTGAagacttaaaaaaaaacttgatTTGGCCTAAATCTCACATACAAATAACACTAACAGTATTGGAAGcctgttgttgtttaatAACTTTCCAACTTGGTCAGATCTATCATTGGAATAATTTCACCACCTTGTcacattttatattatatgaCGTTTTAGGCGCAATAGTCATCATCCTGGTGGATATATTACAACAATTTGAGGTTTGGAATCAAGGCACCATTACTTTCCCCTTTGGCTTAAATAGATTAGATGTCATCCTAAGTTTTGCTCAGGCTATAACTTTTTGTTATGTTGGTTTGGATTTGTTTTTCCATATTTTGGAGGAAGTTTTGGTGGAACTATTGGAAACAAAAAGTCACCACGAagaaattgataataaaattccACACTCACACcataatgaaaatttgaTTGTTTCAGATAAAGACTTCCCCATTTGGTATTCCATTTTGCTAGTAACTTTAATTCTTGCCGtttcaaattatttgaaaaccTTTCAAGTtgccaaaaataaatccaaAACCAATAACCCATTGATTACATCCTCCTACATTATAtacttattattttatccaCTTTTCCCGTCTTTAATTATAGACCATATTTCTACAGTTTTGATGgcatttttgattttcGTTTatggttttaaaattgcTAAATGGACATCCAAAATTTTACTACTAGGGTTCCAGCCACCTCAATATTCACTTGAAAATATCCATGGAAACGACTATgcaaatgttttaaaaatattcgATAACTTAAATAGAGAAATTGTTCATTTACCTGCATATTCATCTAACtccaatattaaaaatttccaagtttttaaagttaattttaatatgtaTGTAGTTTTACTAAAGTTGGAAATGGTTGGTGGATCAGATCAACGAGAAACAGAGTTACGAATCTCTATAGATAAATTGTTAAGGAATTTGCTAGCCCCTAATAATGACTGCATTGTAGAATCTACTATagaaatatcattattgtaA
- the AHC2 gene encoding Ahc2p (similar to Saccharomyces cerevisiae YCR082W | AHC2 | Ada Histone acetyltransferase complex Component) — MTQNNKKTNFEQNENIRQRMLQLQKHNIKEDIDYIMLQHSKNHLEQELDNNKELIKNLDTLYNDISSTNNYDELVNTLKRNKQLLKLIFVEDKLPYTSTSEAVLGIKPLLLDLLNVYGINKDDIISYGSDDI; from the coding sequence ATGacacaaaataataaaaaaactaactTTGAgcaaaatgaaaatattcgTCAAAGAATGCTTCAACTTCAAAAACATAATATCAAAGAAGATATAGATTATATTATGTTACAACACTCAAAGAATCATTTGGAACAAGAattagataataataaagaactaataaaaaacttAGATACACTATACAATGATATTAGTTCAACTAATAATTATGATGAATTAGTTAATACATTAAAACGAAATAAACAGTTATTAAAGTTGATATTTGTAGAAGACAAACTACCTTATACTTCGACTTCAGAAGCAGTATTAGGTATTAAGCCATTGCTACTTGATTTATTGAACGTATATGGTATTAATAAAGATGATATTATATCATACGGTAGCGATGATATCTAG